A stretch of Gambusia affinis linkage group LG10, SWU_Gaff_1.0, whole genome shotgun sequence DNA encodes these proteins:
- the angptl1a gene encoding angiopoietin-related protein 1a gives MQGLIWSLCALLCLSLWEESFCRSSRDTRRTKEFSLQRSKRAAQDADDKKCSYTFLVPEQRITGPICASTTGPEPDKDRVTRMDIADVREVLNKQRREIETLQLVVEVDGNLVNEMKLLRKESRNMNSRVTQLYMQLLHEIIRKRDNSLELAQLENRVLNVTSEMMRLASRYKELEARFATMAGVVNNQSILIAALEEQCMRTLGRSELPPVPPLVQVVPENIPLDNRFTNEIVRNNRAFLRDSRMDTPTARPFDPPPPQGTITSDGPFKDCYQVRRAGHSTNGMYLLKTDNSESLIQVWCEHSLDNGGWTVLQRRKDGSVNFFRNWENYKKGFGNIDGEHWLGLDNIYSLAKQGDYKLMVELEDWTGKKVYAEYSSFYLEPESEGYKLRLGTYQGNAGDSFSSNNGKQFTTLDRDRDEFSGNCAHFHKGGWWYNACGQTNLNGVWYSGGVYRSKFQDGIFWAAYGGGFYSLKTVRLMIRPID, from the exons ATGCAGGGGCTGATCTGGAGCCTGTGTGCCTTGCTCTGCCTCTCTCTGTGGGAGGAAAGTTTCTGCAGGAGCTCAAGGGACACCCGGAGAACCAAAGAGTTCTCCCTCCAGAGGAGTAAAAGAGCCGCGCAGGATGCGGATGACAAAAAGTGTTCCTACACATTCCTGGTGCCTGAGCAGAGAATCACAG GTCCGATCTGTGCCAGTACAACAGGCCCAGAGCCAGACAAAGACAGAGTGACCCGCATGGACATCGCAGATGTGCGGGAGGTACTTAACAAGCAGCGGCGTGAGATTGAGACACTGCAGCTGGTGGTGGAGGTAGACGGCAACTTGGTGAACGAGATGAAGCTGCTGCGGAAAGAGAGCAGGAACATGAACTCCAGAGTGACCCAGCTCTacatgcagctgctgcatgAGATCATTCGGAAGAGAGACAATTCTCTGGAGCTGGCCCAGCTGGAGAACCGCGTTCTGAACGTGACCTCGGAGATGATGCGACTGGCTTCGCGTTACAAGGAGCTGGAGGCCCGTTTCGCCACCATGGCCGGGGTGGTCAACAATCAGTCCATTCTCATCGCCGCTTTGGAGGAACAATGCATGAGGACGTTGGGACGGAGCGAGCTACCCCCAGTTCCTCCGCTGGTGCAGGTGGTGCCGGAGAACATACCCCTTGATAACCGCTTCACCAATGAGATCGTGAGGAACAATCGGGCCTTCCTCAGAGACTCTCGCATGGATACACCTACAGCTAGACCCTTTGATCCCCCGCCACCCCAAGGGACGATCACCTCTGATG GTCCTTTCAAGGACTGTTACCAGGTGCGACGGGCGGGTCACTCCACCAATGGTATGTACCTGCTTAAGACTGATAACAGCGAAAGCCTAATCCAAGTATGGTGTGAGCACAGCCTCGACAACGGAGGATGGACAGTGTTGCAAAGGAGGAAAGATGGCTCTGTCAACTTCTTTCGGAACTGGGAGAACTACAAA AAAGGTTTTGGCAACATAGATGGTGAACACTGGCTTGGGCTGGACAATATCTACAGCTTGGCAAAACAGGGTGACTACAAGCTGATGGTAGAGCTGGAGGACTGGACAGGGAAGAAGGTGTACGCCGAGTACAGCAGCTTCTACCTGGAGCCCGAGAGTGAAGGTTATAAGCTCAGGTTGGGGACCTACCAGGGAAACGCTGGTGACTCCTTCAGCAGCAACAACGGCAAACAGTTCACCACCCTCGACCGTGACAGGGACGAATTCTCTG gaAACTGCGCGCACTTTCATAAAGGTGGCTGGTGGTACAACGCTTGCGGTCAGACCAATCTAAACGGAGTTTGGTACAGCGGTGGAGTCTACCGCAGCAAATTTCAGGACGGGATCTTCTGGGCGGCCTACGGAGGGGGCTTTTACTCTCTAAAGACTGTCCGTCTCATGATCCGGCCAATTGACTGA